A region of Deltaproteobacteria bacterium IMCC39524 DNA encodes the following proteins:
- a CDS encoding TlpA disulfide reductase family protein: protein MRRLVLIIVVILLVCGSVYLVTASSSRPSYEPVKIVDMGDQAPDFLLEDTAGNKVSLASLRGKVVLVNFWATWCPPCRAEMPSMEKLNEAMAGEDFVMLAINVEENGRSVVPEFLKKSPHKFSVLYDDQGVAQNLYGVYKFPESYVIRKDGVVDDKIIGAIDWAHPTTIEYFKELAKG from the coding sequence ATGCGTCGTCTCGTTCTTATCATTGTTGTCATTCTCCTGGTTTGCGGATCCGTTTATCTCGTCACTGCAAGCAGTTCACGACCCTCTTATGAGCCGGTTAAGATTGTTGATATGGGTGATCAGGCGCCTGATTTCCTGCTGGAGGATACCGCTGGAAACAAGGTCTCCCTTGCGTCATTAAGAGGCAAGGTTGTCTTGGTGAACTTCTGGGCGACCTGGTGTCCCCCGTGCCGGGCGGAAATGCCCTCAATGGAGAAGCTCAATGAGGCTATGGCCGGTGAAGACTTCGTAATGCTGGCGATCAATGTCGAGGAAAATGGGCGGAGTGTCGTCCCTGAATTCCTGAAGAAATCGCCACATAAGTTCTCTGTCCTTTACGATGATCAGGGCGTTGCGCAGAATCTTTACGGAGTATACAAGTTCCCGGAGTCTTATGTGATTCGAAAAGATGGTGTCGTTGATGATAAAATTATTGGTGCTATAGACTGGGCGCACCCTACGACGATTGAGTATTTTAAGGAGTTGGCGAAAGGCTAA
- a CDS encoding succinate dehydrogenase/fumarate reductase iron-sulfur subunit, which yields MKLKLHVWRQNGPTDKGKLETIDAPNVSPDQSFLEMLDDVNQALALEGKDVIAFDHDCREGICGMCSQVINGVPHGGQDRTTVCQLHMRKFNDGDEIFIEPWKARAFPVIKDLVVDRNGLEKIMQAGGYTSCHTGGVADGNALLIGKPEADYAMDAAECIGCGACVASCPNSSAMLYTSAKVAQLAVLPQGKIEAAKRVMAMTEAAKDNGFGNCSNHYECQASCPKGVDVKFISKLNREYMKALVK from the coding sequence ATGAAACTCAAACTGCACGTATGGCGCCAAAACGGGCCAACAGATAAAGGAAAGTTGGAGACGATTGATGCTCCAAATGTAAGTCCTGACCAGTCTTTTCTGGAGATGTTGGACGACGTCAATCAAGCTCTGGCTCTTGAAGGCAAAGATGTTATTGCATTCGATCACGATTGTCGCGAAGGGATCTGCGGCATGTGCTCACAGGTTATCAATGGAGTTCCTCACGGCGGCCAGGACCGGACTACGGTCTGCCAGCTGCATATGCGGAAATTCAACGATGGCGATGAGATCTTCATCGAGCCTTGGAAAGCACGTGCTTTTCCGGTGATCAAGGACCTGGTCGTTGATCGTAACGGTCTGGAGAAAATTATGCAGGCTGGTGGTTACACCTCCTGCCATACCGGTGGTGTTGCCGATGGTAACGCGCTGCTGATTGGCAAGCCTGAAGCTGACTACGCTATGGATGCTGCAGAGTGCATCGGCTGTGGTGCCTGTGTTGCTTCTTGCCCTAACAGCTCTGCGATGCTCTACACCAGCGCCAAGGTGGCTCAGCTTGCTGTCCTGCCTCAAGGTAAGATAGAAGCTGCTAAGCGTGTTATGGCTATGACCGAAGCTGCCAAGGACAATGGCTTTGGTAACTGCTCAAACCATTACGAGTGCCAGGCATCGTGTCCGAAAGGCGTCGATGTCAAGTTCATCTCCAAGCTCAACCGGGAGTACATGAAGGCACTGGTCAAGTAA
- a CDS encoding trypsin-like peptidase domain-containing protein has translation MISRKAEERGAWRVARGTCKILLLTILVIIITLPSLAYERRSAVVDTVAKAGPAVVNIRTEQIVQRRSSPFFGFGDSFFDDFFRQFSQTRSYRTQSLGSGAIIDSRGYLVTNAHVVEKASKIYVALPGEHKEREASLVGLDQATDLAVIKVVTEQSLPNLTFADDDDLLLGETVIAIGNPLGLENSVTTGVVSAPKRRLPDGEGGVAAFIQTDALINPGNSGGPLLDINGRLIGINTAIAQQAQGIGFAIPVKVVRRVVNDLVVHGRLRSAYAGILPGEISKSMVKSRGAGGALVTEVDHGSPAEKAGINVADVILEVDGVQTDSASEYLALLRTYPPGAKIILMLLRGEEVLSQTINLVELPSGYAMRYLERIFGLSVEEDRQGIVITKVLSRSPAAQIELRPGDRITELEGVRVDSLEAFVARMEETLGRLPLRFTLFRGQRGYLVEMP, from the coding sequence ATGATATCAAGAAAAGCTGAGGAGCGTGGCGCGTGGCGCGTGGCGCGAGGAACTTGTAAAATCCTGTTGCTGACGATACTTGTCATAATCATCACCTTGCCATCGTTGGCCTATGAACGGCGTTCTGCCGTGGTCGATACGGTTGCCAAGGCAGGTCCGGCGGTCGTCAATATTCGCACTGAACAGATTGTCCAGCGACGCAGCTCGCCTTTTTTCGGTTTCGGCGATTCCTTCTTTGATGACTTCTTCCGCCAGTTTTCACAGACGCGCAGCTATCGGACACAGTCCCTCGGCTCGGGAGCGATTATCGACAGTCGCGGCTACCTGGTGACAAACGCTCACGTTGTAGAAAAAGCTTCGAAAATTTATGTTGCCCTGCCTGGAGAACACAAGGAGCGTGAAGCCTCTTTGGTCGGCCTGGACCAGGCGACGGATCTTGCCGTAATCAAGGTGGTTACAGAGCAGAGTCTGCCGAATCTTACTTTTGCTGATGATGACGATCTCTTGCTCGGAGAAACGGTTATTGCGATCGGTAACCCCCTCGGCCTGGAGAACTCGGTAACGACCGGGGTTGTCAGTGCGCCAAAGCGCAGACTGCCGGACGGGGAGGGGGGCGTTGCAGCTTTTATCCAGACCGACGCCCTGATTAACCCCGGCAACTCCGGTGGGCCCCTTCTGGATATCAACGGAAGGCTGATCGGGATCAATACGGCCATTGCCCAACAGGCCCAGGGAATAGGCTTCGCCATCCCCGTCAAGGTCGTTCGCCGGGTGGTTAACGACCTGGTTGTACATGGTCGCTTACGTTCAGCTTATGCGGGGATTCTTCCAGGCGAGATCAGCAAATCCATGGTGAAATCACGAGGAGCCGGCGGTGCCCTGGTAACTGAGGTCGATCATGGCTCTCCTGCGGAAAAAGCAGGGATTAATGTCGCTGACGTCATTCTGGAAGTCGATGGCGTGCAAACCGATTCAGCTTCGGAATACCTGGCTTTGTTACGTACCTACCCGCCGGGAGCAAAAATCATATTGATGTTGTTGCGCGGCGAAGAGGTGCTAAGTCAAACGATCAACCTTGTGGAGCTTCCTTCGGGATACGCGATGCGTTATTTAGAGCGGATTTTCGGCCTTTCGGTAGAAGAAGACCGACAGGGGATTGTTATTACAAAAGTTCTCTCAAGGTCGCCGGCGGCGCAGATAGAGTTAAGGCCAGGTGATCGGATCACAGAACTTGAAGGCGTTCGTGTGGATAGTCTGGAAGCTTTTGTTGCGCGGATGGAAGAGACTCTCGGCCGCTTGCCGTTGCGCTTCACTCTCTTCAGGGGACAACGTGGCTACCTGGTTGAGATGCCTTAG
- a CDS encoding sigma-54 dependent transcriptional regulator — protein sequence MSVQQPHTPSRKVLLIDDDASLRRVTEYSLHSAGFQVLSASDGKQGLASFQADHPQVVITDIQMPGVSGYEVLQQIKAARPETVVIVITAYSSVEKAVEAMKQGAYDYLAKPFSRDELVMVVEKAFNLLGLQEENQRLREQLEHHVDFSHMVGSSDAMQKVFDVVRRVAPTEAGVLITGESGTGKELIAKAIHQGGGRSKEPFVAINCAAIPANLLESELFGHVRGAFTDAVRDRVGKFEQADGGTLFLDEVGEMPLELQPKLLRVLQEMEVEPIGGKVRSVDVRIIAATNQDVELAIEEGRFREDLYYRLAIIPIELPPLRERLDDIPLLIEYFLKRFSDGAPISVSPAAFECLKAYTWPGNVRELQNAIERLVVLSHGDVVEPEHLPTKFRAAPTAKRSRVVELPPEGYSLETLEREVVVQALERNDWNQTRAADFLQIPRHTLIYRMEKYDIKKS from the coding sequence ATGAGTGTACAACAGCCTCATACACCCTCCCGTAAGGTTTTGTTGATTGATGATGATGCCTCGCTCCGGCGCGTAACAGAGTATTCTCTCCATTCTGCCGGATTCCAGGTCTTAAGCGCGTCCGATGGAAAACAGGGGTTGGCATCTTTCCAGGCTGACCATCCCCAGGTGGTCATCACCGATATACAGATGCCTGGCGTTTCAGGGTACGAAGTCCTGCAACAGATCAAAGCTGCGCGACCGGAAACCGTCGTCATTGTCATTACTGCTTACAGCTCTGTAGAAAAAGCTGTTGAAGCTATGAAGCAGGGTGCCTATGACTATCTGGCCAAACCCTTCAGTCGTGATGAACTGGTCATGGTTGTGGAAAAAGCCTTTAACCTGCTTGGCTTGCAGGAAGAGAACCAGAGGCTGAGGGAGCAACTTGAACACCATGTCGATTTTAGCCATATGGTTGGCAGCTCAGACGCTATGCAGAAGGTCTTCGATGTCGTCAGAAGGGTCGCGCCAACGGAGGCTGGCGTGCTAATCACTGGTGAGAGTGGCACGGGAAAGGAATTGATTGCCAAGGCCATTCACCAGGGAGGGGGGCGCAGTAAAGAGCCTTTCGTTGCGATCAACTGTGCGGCTATTCCTGCCAACCTTCTGGAGAGTGAACTCTTCGGCCATGTGCGTGGCGCCTTTACCGATGCGGTACGCGATCGTGTCGGGAAATTCGAGCAGGCTGATGGCGGCACACTTTTTCTCGACGAAGTCGGTGAGATGCCCCTGGAGCTGCAGCCGAAATTGTTACGAGTTCTACAGGAGATGGAAGTCGAACCGATTGGCGGAAAAGTCCGTTCTGTTGATGTACGTATCATTGCAGCCACCAACCAGGATGTGGAACTCGCAATAGAGGAAGGACGCTTCCGTGAAGACCTTTACTACCGACTGGCTATCATCCCGATTGAACTACCGCCCTTGCGTGAGCGTCTGGACGATATCCCGCTTTTGATTGAATATTTCCTGAAACGCTTCAGCGACGGGGCTCCAATTTCTGTTAGCCCTGCTGCCTTTGAATGTCTAAAAGCCTACACCTGGCCAGGAAATGTCAGGGAGTTGCAAAATGCCATTGAACGTCTGGTTGTATTAAGCCACGGTGATGTGGTTGAACCAGAGCACCTTCCCACCAAGTTTCGCGCGGCACCCACTGCTAAAAGGAGTCGTGTCGTTGAGCTCCCCCCGGAAGGCTATTCTCTTGAAACGCTGGAGCGGGAGGTGGTGGTCCAGGCTCTGGAACGAAATGACTGGAATCAGACCCGGGCTGCCGATTTTCTGCAGATTCCAAGACATACCTTGATTTACCGGATGGAAAAATATGATATCAAGAAAAGCTGA
- a CDS encoding AEC family transporter, producing the protein MHLFTDIINIVLPVFSVIALGWLLRRIGLIDSTFLKQTNRLVYYVCLPLLLFYKIGSADFFANFNGRLIVGSIIAITVTFIASYAYSVFRDYPNNARGVFAQGAFRGNLAYMGLAITLNAYGETGLTKAGILMGFLVPFLNLYAIFALLWPHRGDGEQRGASFWLRQIILNPLIIASFLGIIWSFLDLPTPLVFERSLKIATGMTLPLALLAIGGGFSVERLRGDLFKAAMASGIKTIWLPILAAALLISMGVEGMDLGIGVLIAGTPAATANYIMADQLKGDAELAGTIVMLSTLLSAVTYTVALLILRSQGI; encoded by the coding sequence ATGCACCTTTTTACTGACATTATTAATATTGTTCTGCCGGTTTTCTCTGTCATCGCTCTCGGCTGGCTGTTGCGCCGCATTGGATTGATTGACAGCACCTTCTTAAAGCAGACGAACAGGCTGGTTTATTATGTCTGTTTACCGTTGCTGCTCTTCTACAAAATTGGTTCGGCAGACTTCTTTGCAAACTTCAATGGCCGCCTTATTGTCGGCTCAATCATCGCGATTACCGTTACCTTTATCGCCTCTTACGCTTACTCAGTTTTCCGCGATTACCCGAACAACGCTCGAGGCGTTTTTGCTCAAGGAGCCTTCAGGGGAAACCTTGCCTACATGGGTCTGGCGATCACCCTCAACGCTTATGGCGAAACAGGCCTGACCAAGGCTGGCATCCTTATGGGTTTCCTGGTGCCCTTTCTAAACCTCTACGCAATCTTCGCCCTGCTCTGGCCTCATCGAGGAGATGGCGAACAACGTGGGGCAAGTTTCTGGCTTCGTCAAATCATCCTTAACCCTCTGATTATTGCTTCGTTCCTTGGCATCATCTGGAGTTTTCTGGATTTGCCAACACCTCTGGTTTTTGAACGCAGTCTGAAGATAGCAACCGGGATGACCCTGCCTCTGGCCCTGCTGGCTATCGGCGGAGGATTCTCTGTTGAACGCCTTCGCGGAGACCTCTTTAAGGCGGCTATGGCGAGCGGTATAAAGACCATCTGGCTGCCGATCCTCGCCGCAGCACTTTTGATAAGCATGGGCGTCGAAGGAATGGATCTGGGGATCGGAGTTCTGATCGCCGGGACACCTGCGGCAACAGCAAATTATATAATGGCGGATCAGCTTAAGGGAGATGCGGAACTGGCTGGAACAATCGTTATGCTCTCCACGCTTCTCTCGGCAGTAACCTACACAGTTGCTTTGTTGATTTTACGCAGCCAGGGGATTTAG
- a CDS encoding PaaI family thioesterase, producing MKLYSDPDEPRQSEVVQFELEEWIDSSPFERLLGVQILSAEEGQAHLSLPFTLKLSNGGGVMHGGALTSLADTAVAMAIKSLLPPGTVFATTDLSMQFIAPVLEGQVHAYASVRETGERSFNGECALLGEDDETYALLTTVFKVSRQDK from the coding sequence ATGAAGTTGTATTCAGATCCTGATGAGCCCAGGCAGTCCGAGGTTGTACAGTTTGAACTCGAAGAGTGGATCGATAGCTCCCCTTTTGAACGGCTGCTGGGAGTGCAGATTCTCAGCGCTGAAGAGGGTCAGGCTCATTTATCCTTGCCATTCACTCTCAAGCTTTCCAATGGCGGCGGAGTCATGCATGGCGGGGCCTTGACTTCCCTAGCGGATACGGCCGTCGCCATGGCGATAAAAAGCCTGCTGCCGCCCGGAACCGTCTTTGCGACGACTGATCTGTCCATGCAGTTTATTGCTCCGGTTCTTGAGGGGCAGGTCCACGCCTATGCCAGCGTTCGGGAAACAGGAGAGCGGTCTTTTAATGGTGAGTGTGCGTTGCTTGGTGAGGATGATGAAACCTATGCTCTTCTGACCACTGTTTTTAAAGTTTCTCGCCAGGATAAATGA
- a CDS encoding ATP-binding protein: MPSILKANRLRLSIIAGLLLAVTAMHYLTTTQLVNAHDVYRRLYYVPIVLGGVWFALRGGIVTSILASLLYMPHVLFHWQHHPSIALEQYLEIVLYNVIGCLTGFLAERERQQKLRYQKTAETLEESYRKLREQADQIIEIEGQLRRADRLSALGELSAGMAHEIRNPLGSIKGTAEILRDGVAPDDPKLEFADILIKEVDRLNKVLEDFLRFARPEPVELGRFSPNKVIEEVLELTRQQALSNRVEVEVALAEDMEIPGRGEQIQQALLNLVLNALQVMPDGGQLKVSSTVHGNEVGIHVSDSGPGIAMEDRDRIFNPFVTTRDSGTGLGLAITQRIIQGHDGHIDLESTPGQGSSFTLCLPISMRDMENEKS, from the coding sequence ATGCCGAGTATTCTAAAAGCAAATCGATTACGTCTTTCAATCATTGCTGGCTTGTTGTTAGCGGTGACTGCCATGCATTACCTGACAACAACACAGTTGGTTAATGCCCATGACGTCTATCGGCGCCTATACTACGTGCCGATTGTCCTTGGGGGGGTCTGGTTTGCTTTGCGTGGAGGGATTGTGACTTCGATCCTTGCCTCTTTGCTTTATATGCCGCATGTCCTTTTCCATTGGCAACATCATCCGAGTATCGCTCTCGAACAATACCTGGAAATCGTCCTGTACAACGTGATCGGTTGTCTTACCGGCTTTCTGGCGGAACGGGAACGACAGCAGAAATTGCGTTATCAGAAGACGGCCGAGACGCTGGAAGAAAGTTATCGCAAGTTGCGCGAGCAGGCAGACCAGATCATAGAAATTGAAGGGCAGTTAAGGCGCGCGGACCGACTCTCCGCTCTCGGCGAGCTTTCTGCGGGTATGGCCCATGAGATACGCAACCCGCTGGGATCTATCAAGGGGACGGCAGAAATTTTACGCGACGGTGTGGCGCCTGATGACCCCAAGTTGGAGTTTGCCGATATCTTGATCAAGGAAGTCGATCGTCTCAATAAGGTTCTGGAAGACTTTTTGCGTTTTGCTCGACCGGAACCTGTTGAGCTTGGTCGTTTTTCACCAAATAAAGTTATTGAAGAAGTTCTTGAATTGACCCGGCAGCAGGCTCTCAGCAACCGGGTCGAAGTCGAGGTTGCCCTCGCTGAAGATATGGAAATCCCCGGGCGGGGAGAACAGATCCAGCAGGCTCTGCTCAACCTGGTCCTGAATGCCCTGCAGGTGATGCCCGATGGCGGACAACTTAAGGTGTCATCGACGGTTCATGGCAATGAAGTCGGCATTCATGTCAGCGATAGCGGTCCGGGGATTGCCATGGAAGACCGTGATAGAATCTTCAATCCCTTTGTTACGACCCGTGACAGCGGCACCGGCCTCGGCCTGGCCATAACCCAGAGAATCATCCAGGGCCATGACGGTCATATCGATCTTGAGAGTACGCCTGGCCAGGGTTCAAGTTTCACCCTCTGCCTGCCTATTTCGATGAGAGACATGGAGAATGAGAAATCATGA
- a CDS encoding 50S ribosomal protein L11 methyltransferase has product MYKPFTIGSQFRITPPNGPAGTGSCVDLVMQRGAFGSGEHETTESCLKLLEQRPEVKGAQVLDLGSGTGILAIAALKLGASHVVCVDIEQDAVESARINCRLNHIDHQVTHITGTLDAVTENNFDFILANIYGDILLDLAESLTTKLKPGGLLLLSGILWEYNFDVRQAYERMGCEVVSNHMLEEFSTALMIRQS; this is encoded by the coding sequence ATGTACAAACCCTTCACGATTGGATCTCAGTTTCGCATCACACCACCGAACGGCCCTGCCGGCACAGGCAGCTGTGTTGATCTTGTCATGCAAAGGGGAGCCTTCGGTTCAGGTGAACACGAGACCACAGAGAGTTGCCTGAAACTTCTTGAGCAGAGACCGGAAGTGAAAGGCGCGCAGGTTCTTGATCTGGGAAGCGGCACCGGGATTCTGGCGATAGCCGCACTTAAACTCGGTGCAAGTCATGTGGTCTGCGTTGACATCGAGCAGGACGCCGTTGAATCGGCACGTATCAACTGCCGACTCAATCATATCGATCACCAGGTGACCCACATCACAGGCACTCTTGATGCGGTTACCGAAAACAATTTTGACTTCATACTGGCAAACATCTACGGGGACATCCTGCTCGACCTTGCAGAATCATTGACGACAAAACTGAAGCCAGGCGGATTGCTCTTACTGTCTGGCATCTTGTGGGAATACAACTTTGATGTGCGGCAGGCTTATGAACGAATGGGTTGCGAGGTTGTCTCCAATCATATGCTCGAGGAATTCAGTACCGCCTTGATGATCAGGCAAAGCTAG